TCTGGAGGGAACGCTAAACCTAACGTTATCACTTCAACCTCGAAATGTATTCGGTTGATCTTACTGCTGATGCTCTCTCATCCAATCAGAGAGGAGCAGATTAAACACGAAAGAAGAAAAACctacaaaaaacacagaatgcaGTTAAACATATGCCTTTAACATCTGCTctttttgtattctgtttttctctgacacTTCAGGAGTTTTTGTATggtcaatatgtgtgtgtgatgtagcaCATTGTAATTACATGTATGTGAGGAggtcaaggattcaaggatcTGTACTTGTCATTTCAGCTATGTATGTGCAACACACAACAGtgttcctccaggatgctacatggtgctacaCAGAAGACTActaagtaaaaaataaataaagaaaatccatccatccattttctataccgctttatccgtcagggtcgcgggggagctggagcctatcccagctgactacgggcgagaggcggggttcaccctggactggtcgccagtcaatcgcagggccaacacacaaagacagacaaccacacactcacacctaggggcaatttagagtagccaattaacctaatgtgcatgttttttggtattgtgggaagaagtcggagaacccggagaaaacccacgcaggcacagggagaacatgcaaactccacatagaagggcccagaccgggattcgaacctggaaccctcttgctatgaggcgacagtgctaaccactgcaccaccgtgccgccccaataaagaaaataaagaacaaaaatagaaataaaaaaagtaaaatagaaaCATGCACTGATATTCACAAGTATATACACAGTTCAACACAAAGAGGACATACAAGGCACTGCAATACAACAAGACATTCGGGTGTGGTTGTTAAAGTTTTGAggtgggtgtgcgtgtgtgtttgtgtgcagtgtatgtgtatgactGTGTCAGTCCTGTCTCTAGGAGTTTAAGAGTCTGatggcttggggaaagaaactgTGTCAAAGTAGGGTCCAAGACAGTGCAGTTCCCAAACCAGGCAGCgatgcagctgctcaggacACTTTTCAGTGGTCCCCCTccctgtaaaatgtaaaataaaaggctaacaggctgaaaacagctgaaaacaaccTTTAGCCTGAATTTTTCAAGCCACATTTGAAGAACATGAGCCAGGTCAGCATAGTGTGTAGAGGCCACCGTTGTTTTTTTCTAGCTTATTAAAAATAGAAATCTGATCTATAAAAAGTAGTAATCTGGCATTATACTGATATATTAGTAAAGCTGATATTCAATCTTCTCTCATGCTTCTGTGTTCATCATTGGACTGAGGTGATAGGAATTTCAAAAGGAGTTGAAGAAAAGGTGGAATAGGCAATGAGCTGCATACACATACTATTAGAACTATAATAGTGTAAAGTAGCCATGTAAAAATAGACAAAGAGACGTTTCTGTAGGCTGAAGGGAAATGTTTACTATTCAAAATAGAAGTTTGATAGAGCATTCACTCATCTTTTTGAGTGCATTTGGTTTCCATAGAAACCACCTTGATATATTCAAAGACGTTGAATTGTGGTTTTCAACAAGATTGGGAACATGAACATGGaggtcacacacaaacacttacacGTCTCTgtcctccacacacaaacacacacacacacacacacacacctgtctgatCTGCTACAGCCCTTCAGTCCCTGTTGTCCTCACTAAATCACACCACTCTGCCTCTCCAAACACGGCTGATGGGTATAATTCGAGGGTGATAATAAGtgctgaaagtgtgtgtatgtgtgtgcgtgtgtgtgtgtgtgtgtgtgtgtaattaccACATTCCCAGATGTTACCTTGTAATTGGAAACTTTACTGATTGCCTGGCAACTATCCTTCGTCATGTTTgccaatcaaaaataaaaaataaaaacaatcaccACTGACTGTCATCACATCAATTATCAATCAATAATTCTAAaatattacatgtttttttttacattttgtttgtatatatttatatatattatgtattttaGAACTCTGTGACATGAATTAATgctttacttatttatttttgctcttttacAGGAGCATAAACATTTTGCAAGCAGCATGACAACAGCCAGATGAAATTGcattcattatcatttattaacacatcagaaagtatGGCACCTGGCAGGTGGAGGTTGCCTGATATATTTAAATCATCCATTGTCCTAAAGGAACATTCTTACTGCATTAAGATACTCTTGCGCTCTTaatgttattgtcatttatcattcatgtttcacagtacaatacatttgaataaaaaataatttgccaTGTTATTTGCCATTTCTAGTGTCTGTCCCAAGAGACTTACCCATAAAGCAATATTCTAGAGTCTGAACAATAATTAGAGTTATGCACTGATGCTTCATCATTTCAGAACTAAAATTTCGAATTTATTACTTGCAGCTTTAATCCTCACTGTTCTCAATGTAAAAATATAGAGTAGCCTAATAAGACCAGTGAATAGTTCCAAAAAAAATTTGcaaatgatttattcattgtGTAGTTCACACTGAATAATCTGAAGAAAAATAGAGATGACAGCCAAAACGCTACTTAAAGAGATTTCTGCCTGTGAAAAAGATATCACACCTGCCATACAGGTACTATCAGTGTGTGCACTTCAAGATCAAACCGGAGTTAGAGATCACCCAAAGGGTGCGCAGGTCATAGGACACATGGCGGATTGTTGTACACATTGAGATCAAGGACCAACTTGTGCCTTGTGGGTAACGACTGGAGATGCCCACTCTGTCGAGAAAGAAACCACATGTAAGTATGTACATGTATTACAAACATGTATAATATACCACTGTCATTGCAGCATCATGTTCACTTGCACTATTCATTTGGTGCACATGTGTGCAAGACAAAATGCCCTTTCAAAGTATAATTGCATGATAATAatcattcatatatttttattagcAGCAGGCCTACATGCTAAAATGTTGTGGATGCTTCAGGGTGTatttagaaacacaaacataaacaaacaaatgaaaataataatctCAAATGTTATTGCTTTACCTTTGGTACACCTGGCCAGACTTATTCACCACAAAAACGTTTCCATCAGTTCCCACTTCAACCATTATCGCAGCCCCAGAAACTAGTACCCAGCCACTAACTTGGCAGGTGTTTGGTATCATTCTCTGAAATAAAGAAGCGTGAATGATGAGACATCATAGTCAGTGAGTGAATGAGGTTAATAATCCCTAAATGATCCAAGCATTAAAACATAGAGGATTTCAATGGTGCTGCAGTGTCCAACCTGTGTGAAGTAGATGCGATCACTTGTGTCAATTCCCCAGCATCCTTTGTCTGGGCTGCAGCTGATGTACTTCATAACCCTTGACAGAGCAGTCCAGCTGAGGGTGCCTGCTCCACTGAAGGGTGAGGCGATGGTGTTTCTCAGACAGTAGGCTTGGGAGGAAGTACTAACTCCTACAAGTTGACCATCACCTCCAGCATCCacctgctgcagagacagaccTGAAGTCCAGCAGAGAGGTACAGGTTAATCAGCAAGAAATGACTATTAACTATGTGCAGTCTGTCACTTTGGCATCTTTTTACCTAGTAGGTGAACTGGACAGCACTAAATGGTTACACTAACAGTGaaattaacataataataataattaccaTTGGCTAGCAGAAAGTTTCCAGATACAAACTTGTAGACCCTGTTTGCAGTGCTTGTTGCCCAAAGTCCTGCAGGTCCAATCGAGGAATGCTTGAATCTTAGGGTGGTCATTCTGTACCAAGACCTCCCCAGCAGGAAGTACACAAAGCCGTTTGTGTCTCTTACAATGACTTTTCCCTGCCCAGCATCAATCTGCACCGCGTTATACAGCCGTGGACCCTCATCACAGCGCCAGgctgcagtaaaaacacaaaattatcaTTGATGTGAGCGGAAAACACATAATATCAGTTTTAAGAAAAGTaatcaaattcaaatttcagtGACCTACCACAACCAGTGGCCAAgtaacacagcaacagcaaaaaggCTGCTTTCATGTTGTCTCTGCAAGTCTGCAGCCAGCACTGAACCTCTGGATGtaactctgtatgtgtgtggagctgctgtccTGTATGACATCTGATTTATCTTGCTTTTATACTCAAGACCAGGGGTCTGAACCTTGTGCCACAGAAAAAGCTGGTTGTGCAGGGTGTTCAAGGAATGAGGAAAGTCTTTTAATGTTTAACTGTAAGCTCACATCTAAAGTATGCATCTGGTATGGTAGCTTTTGCCATGTCAAGCCTACCAGCACTAAACGAAAGGTTATGACCTCTGAAATGAAACCACAGAAGCCAAGCTTAGTGCAAACTTAACAACTAGTTTTGCTCTTTCCAAAGGTAACTTAGTCCACCAATCAGGACCTTTAAATCTCTGGATGTCTGAATTGTTGCATCTGTACAAAAACGgatgtttaaaagaaacaaattgtGGTTTTAAGTGGGAGATTGTGAGGACTAACCTCCTGTTGTCCTCATTGTTAAATAAGCAGTAAATGCAAATGCATACAACACATTACAGAAAGgcactgcaaatacagaaaacaaaaacaacaacagccgTGTTTCCACAGGACACTAAGCTGAACACAGCTTGTACACACTTGTTGCTGCCACATTTCTGCTGACTGAGGTTAGCAGGTCATCTCTGGGGCCCATCTTCCTAATGTActcctggatctttgttgttttataatGTCAATATCAAGTCGCAATGTCAATAGTCTCTATCTCCTCCTTTGGTCAATTTGTTATACCAGCAGGGTATGTGATGACAGGCAGGGTGCATGCGCTGATAGCCTGGACCTTGTTCTTCCCATTCAGCGGACTTCTCAGGACCTGCCTCACTCTTGCAAGTATTTCACTGTGGCTGACTTCTTTGAGGCCTCCTCGTGGTTAGCATTAGCCTGCAGGATCCCAGGGTATTTGTAGCTGTGCTGAACATTTGTAATGTTGCCTTCTGGCACATCAAGCCCCCTTCATTCTGATCATCGTCCCTCTCTTTGATACCATCTGACCACACTAATCATATCACCTTGGTGTATGACACACTTGATGGTAACTTGCACAACTGGCTTTGAGTTGATCTCTAGAGTTATCTTTCACAGCTCCACTGAGTTCTTTATGAAGGCCTTTAGtgtcctgttgatgttgtacATTTCCAAGCATTTCCTGCCTGGAATGTGATTGGGCTGTGATTACTTTCAGCCCACAACCAGTCGTTACTCACTCACTTAGTTTGCTGTTTGTGTACGCatgttgatttgtgtgtgtgtgagatgggaAGCAGGTATTTCAAAATTGTTTATGCTTATGTAAGATAAGAGGAAGAGATCAGATCCTTTGAAAAccctttgtgttttgtcacacaAACTGTCTTTCTGCATCTTATACTGGCAACTACAGTTTACAGCTAATGCAGGTATCTTATTTGACAGAGGCGACTGTAGATAATCTTAAGCTGTACCATACatgtttatctatctatctaatgatttttctatttcaattgtccatttatctatttatgtatttatttttctagaGAGAAGAAATGGGAAATAGGAAAGCTTTGTAGAACAGGAGCACCCGTGGAGAACAGCAATAATCATGTTCATGAAAGCAAAGACGCAGTTAAAGGGGCAGCATATGACACAATGGGTTTTTGTTACTCAGGTTTTTATTTGGAAACAAAATTTAGCCCACTGTACTAGGCTTCAGGAAGCTCCTCCTCTGGTGATTTCCCTGCCAACACATGTGGggataataaaatgataaaatcattttttttaataacatagCCAGTGTTGGCAGATTCACTGCTGTTCATCACGACACAAAGATGTCTCATCATACAATGACAGCATCTGCACGCACAGCAAACGCAGACgataaaaatatttgtattgtACAGACCAGTGTTATATAGAGATAATAACATTATCAATGGCACGTACAAAATTCTAACACTACATTATAAGTTATATTCTCCATTATTTGGTGGTATCGGATTGGAATGCTCCGcaacatttttgtcaaataaGATTACTTGACATATCTCACAAATGATTTATTCTAAACCAAACACATACATTACACTAAGAGCTAGACTACTTAGCTAGCAATAACAGCTAAGCTAAAGGCTTAAAAGTCTAGAAAAGCTGATTTTACTTCTAATGTCACTCAACAAAACTTCTCATACAGTACAGACAATATATTATCCATGCTTTATTAACCTTGAAGGAAAAAGAATAACGTCCAGGTCACTGACCTGTCACTCAAAAACTCGCTAGCCAATGGGGGATGCatccctaaaaaaaaaaaaaaaacaaaaaaaacaaaaacaacctgcCTTTGCCAGAAGTTTGTGTCAGAACTGAACTGCAAAAAAGAAGTAATGAAACTGCAAACCcaaaaatgagagcaaaagtCTGATGAGTgacaaagaagcagagagaacTGTAAATGAAGGGACATATTAtccaaaaaaaagtttacatGATTACACAATTTGTTCaaagtcttatttttgtttgatatttaataggtccagtccagggtgaaccccgcctctcgcccgtagtcagctgggataggctccagctcccccgcgaccctgacggataagtggtgtagaaaatggatggatggatttaataGGTTTTGTTGGATTATATTGTCATAACCCCGATTTCATATATTCAGTTGATAaagacatgaataaaacaggTTTAAGGAGGAAATATCCACTGGCACAGTAATGTCTGTGGGCGGGGGCTGGCATGGCACACTGTTCTTGTAAATGAACAGATTTCTCATTGTCGATGTGCTGAAACCTGAGACGGGTCATGCCAGCATGAGAATTGTCAGAATTCTCATGGTACGCAATGGCATGCAagagctttgctttgtcttgATGCCAAGAGAATTTTCTAAACTGGTTTCCTCAtttacaacataaaacatgtgTTACTGTGCCAACTATTCATATGAGTACATCTGAAACAACTTGTTAGAGCAGCAGTTCCCAGAATatctttcagtgttgttttttttaagtctggttttgcatgtgtgtccgACACAGCATGCATGTCAGTGCCAGTCAACCACTaacttcctgcttcctcctcaaaaaaagtaaacaaaaccaaaaacatagCAAGGTCTGAGAGAGCTTCTCGCcactgcatccacacacacacacacacacacacacaccatcttaGACCAAAACAATCTACTTATATTGTCTAGAAGATTCCATCTGATCactggcttttgtttttacagtagtATGTAATGTTCTGATTATCTGATTTTACTCAAATTGCGAATAAACCTTAATATGTGAATGGGGTAATGCAATTTAACTACATCAGAGTGTGGCTGAAGAAAACCACTTGCTTATGGTTAGACGTAGATCATGATCACTTGGTCACATGAAGGCAAAAATCACTAAGCTATAATCGTTCAGAAAAAGCTAACATTGATTACTAGTACCAAACTAGTCCTGCACAAGGACCCTAATACAGCATACTGTGGTCACAATTAGAGAGCCAGTCTTTTTAGTCTAAAGTatcactgagctgcagtgacaCAACAAATTATGAACATAGCTTGCAGTCATCTTCTTCACTCCCCTTGCAGTGACATTGCCACACCTTCCTCTCATTGCCATGAAAGTACGTAAAGCTGTTGCCCCTGTGCTTAGtgcaaaattaaataaaaaaaaaggcaggggGAAAGGGAAAGTAGGACCTGTGGAAGCTTGGGCACATAGCTGGAAAACAGGTTGAGGCTTGGCCTGGAAGCTGGGACAAGGAGGGTGGGGAAGCAAGGCTACAGAGATAAAGGGCTTGCAGACCAGAGCCACACTAAACAGGACTGCAGGGAGAGGACAAATACGTTTACCAGAAGTAACACGACAAATAAAATACTAACTATTATGGCAGGAATGACAGGAGGAGTTAGTGAGCAGGAACTACAACTTGGTGAAAGTGGTGATACCGATAGAGGCTTGATCGCAATGATGAGATGTAGCTGGTGTGGCTCTGGTCTGTGTCCAGAACACCTGTggaaaattacacacacacacacacacacgcacgcacagttttttgttcatttgatcACTACAGATCAATACAATGCTTTAGAACAATACAGGACTACTCATTGTTGTCATTTGATGGATCTGTTGGCCTTAACTGCAAGAAAATATCTGTGTTTACCAAATAAGTATCAGGTTCCGACTCAGGAAGGACTCACACGTGGAGCACGTGTGAATAAACGCAGACTTTATTAATATCAACCTGGACTTCCCCAAGGCAGAGTGAAATTAACACAAAGGCTATGAAATTACTCCTATAGAAGGTCTCCTCTATTAAGAGACACTCCACTATGAAACATTAATTATCTcaaaggagataaaaacaaaaggctatGAAAATTACTAAAGAAAAGAGCTACTACTctaaagaactaaaaatcactccaaaaggAGGCAAAAATAAGACTAGGGAAAATAACAAAGAACGAAAAAAATCACTCTAGAAGAGGATACTCTAACTGTGAAAATATATGATCTAAAAggaaaccaaaaatcactcctACAGAGGACAAATAAACAATAGACTACCTAGAAATCCTCAACTAAGGCAAACTTACACTATGAAAGATACAATGAAAAATCACtctaaaagaggaaaaaacagcaacagaaatcAAGGCAAAGACAAGGCTGTGGCAAAGGAAAGGCTGGCGTGATCACACaaagacgaaacacactggcacaagacaagggaaacgcagagtatttgaacacatggaggtaatgggggacaggtggacacaatcgggtaatcggggagacaatcagactggagacacatgaggaagggcaagtgacctgaaaggagaggagagttacttttcagagaaaaacaggaaatgacgagacaaaaaacccaaaccaagacaagacctcaccaCCATGTGACAATaagaaatcttttgtttttggcagcaTTTTGAGACTTAACTCGGAATCTTCTCATTTCCCACAATGCTGCCAGATATTAAGGAGCACCCCACCACCTTTACACTTTACGTTCACTTTAATTGTAATGAGGAGTGATACGCAGCTGTATAatagcacagcacagcacagcataGCTATGTGCACAAGCAGGAAGTCAATTTGACAAATGCAGGTATTCACTGTTGAGTGGCTGGTATTAGCACTGATGATTCAGATATGAATTTATCTTTCAtttccatctcctctctttcttcttgttttttaatggaTGCACAGTAACTGACATGTGAATGCCATCAGTAAGTTTGTGTTGGCTGTTTAGTAATGCGGGCTCCCGCTGATTCAGCACATAGAGCCCTtcgcctcctcctcttcctcccacaacccGCCTCTTCCCGTGTGTGCAACATGCGGCATCAAGACGGCTTGTGAGTAAGAGGCGAACACTGAGACATACACCACATCATACCATCAGGGGAAAAATATTTCTGAGTCAACAAGATTTGATGGCAGTCAGGTCCATgataacttcttttttttagtCATAGAAGGTATTTTATCACTGCACAGTTCTTCTGGTTGTCCAGGTTGTGCATAATTTATTCCACATTGACactcttccctctctgtcctttgGCTCCATAACTGAGTGCTCCattttcctcctgtctctctgccaaGACCCTAAATGGCATGTGGTAGCTTTACATTGTGTTTATTGGTACACAGCCTCACTTTTTACAGACTGCTGAGCAGGTATGAGGCATCAGGTGTAAACTCATAAATCCTTCAGAATGCTGCTCTACCTTTTATGGGGATATTAAAATGTCTACTGCAAGTTGAATGCTTCTTTacctgctttctctgtctctgttggtTCTcgtctctgttgttttttttgtattttaaatacacatgatagatttatttttaatttcactgactCGGGGGTTTTAATATGAAGTGCTCTCTACCCATCAA
This Scatophagus argus isolate fScaArg1 chromosome 22, fScaArg1.pri, whole genome shotgun sequence DNA region includes the following protein-coding sequences:
- the LOC124053725 gene encoding fish-egg lectin-like, whose product is MKAAFLLLLCYLATGCAWRCDEGPRLYNAVQIDAGQGKVIVRDTNGFVYFLLGRSWYRMTTLRFKHSSIGPAGLWATSTANRVYKFVSGNFLLANGLSLQQVDAGGDGQLVGVSTSSQAYCLRNTIASPFSGAGTLSWTALSRVMKYISCSPDKGCWGIDTSDRIYFTQRMIPNTCQVSGWVLVSGAAIMVEVGTDGNVFVVNKSGQVYQRVGISSRYPQGTSWSLISMCTTIRHVSYDLRTLWVISNSGLILKCTH